From Hylaeus volcanicus isolate JK05 chromosome 2, UHH_iyHylVolc1.0_haploid, whole genome shotgun sequence, the proteins below share one genomic window:
- the LOC128872949 gene encoding putative leucine-rich repeat-containing protein DDB_G0290503 isoform X3 gives MLDIILCWICWLFWAGLPTLTAYPVSSSVRADFPHIYTSSKWERYWIQYTIGLLSLTATAFTLVGCLCCRRPRRPKGFQDKAEKSKQEFKDGNTIEQESTFDHSVEGLELDVPHMLAVADRVQFEPIAVDHIISGSKNSPKLKPLPLSTSFFEEHDSDSNTLPEACREWFDAQELSIPREKLKYLREIGHGWFGKVVEGRADLEGCNRTSKNGGVVVRILTEDATSKEKAWFLGEATPYLKLQHQNILTLLGFCLETDPYLLLFESCSVGDLKGFLLSNHDLKSQEALNKENIPVRMALDIATGLKHMHNHGFVHTDLSARNCLVASDLSAKLGDYGTGVEKYPEDYYVVGDRALPIRWSAPESIECTDTTIETREITSQANMWSYAIFLWEIATWGSRPFNDKSDEQVIQMLLSLRTDLLPNGTQVLQTYLENCPSNIIQAIHLCLNLNPQKRSNLDEVKQLLLSNQTEYLDFEQRWEKLRVNVTKNVRSASLQDLRGSIDSDYWTTIIDDTPRQSTFRLGPGELVKNVPHVKNIMVHHESGSETEEESWKGRIEKGVYTEKVKQKSKSVTDLMVLVHIDLDSDAELSMGAQVSEKHAKKKLPATGSDSDLRHSTHRDEFDEALRKLRDPLPNNTSSKIKMLDNSERPKLLTLTTDQDQTPILRLSLNDKESTIETDTTPVASTSTETRNDKHVLRLLSKGDPNLPLLRFVPDDNTSSFEMLKQNNESQFNAVSKHENNTCFSNNFSINFETNENNLVDVELWNHALDSALEKKVPGFLYEGEFNECMESSSEQQSSSMPELIVTTVSTPDTSQSGIKHSAYNADDEFSNGEEMDIDRRCLPNDDEEERKQLSTPDDEQSSDSGFRDKESCEEEENICPSLAPLSSSNDSTTAVPLCTEEQQLQVLFELDTILDAEYYATLQDSEKGTENLSSIKCIENEVLNVNEEESGSIQTVDTVDETRDDESCIYNVQSTENDIVKPMSEDEKETQRENVIENEEKIELKDPSAITSIFQHKDSAQNDILVNTKSSCKNQESEQSLQNENENENEEYENENENENENENENENENENENENENENEENENENEEKENKTEEKENETEERENETEDDDSSTMSLRSDNSYVSYGMEEEIVTAIRNELREKLPCAQMSVIEPLESHDDDENPSASSDIDNKQWDDDDDNEELSNQGSGGVGISIRYNVYGTPLSPIQEERESTLTSESLISNSRDTSIASKESAQSSDDVLLVDTRTNKMMLLEGLGETLQDDDRDTTNGDLSEEENLDYNCSVIRSRDDKSHIMIASGVAPLPSPEEESKWQQLPSSFPLPLPLPLEDDLMSTSFATEHGWGSQDEEEEEEDEEEEDDEDEDNSSSSGEFVWKRYTEPHVEQVQIRSSLSNNEGTAVDADVEDEMDAEEEEEGEDEEEDEEEEEEEEEEEEFTPSAWNATLAPRRSALRSPDKTLKSGDESVGVSFICT, from the exons ATGTTGGATATCATATTATGCTGGATATGTTGGCTGTTTTGGGCGGGTCTACCGACACTCACCGCCTATCCTGTATCGTCTTCAGTACGTGCAG ATTTTCCACATATCTATACTTCATCGAAATGGGAACGATACTGGATACAATATACGATTGGACTTCTAAGCCTGACTGCTACAGCGTTTACCTTAGTCGGATGTCTTTGTTGTCGAAGACCTAGACGACCTAAAGGATTTCAg GACAAAGCAGAAAAGTCCAAGCAG GAATTCAAAGATGGGAACACCATTGAACAGGAATCAACATTTGACCACTCAGTTGAAGGTTTAGAGTTAGATGTTCCACATATGTTAGCTGTTGCAGACAGAGTACAGTTCGAACCTATAGCTGTAGACCATATTATATCTGGATCTAAAAATTCTCCAAAACTTAAACCATTGCCACTATCAACATCGTTTTTTGAAGAACACGATTCCGATTCTAATACTCTCCCAGAAGCTTGTCGTGAATGGTTCGATGCACAGGAGTTATCTATACCAAgagaaaagttaaaatatttaagagaGATTGGTCATGGTTGGTTTGGAAAAGTTGTAGAGGGTCGAGCTGATTTAGAAGGGTGTAACAGAACTTCAAAAAATGGTGGTGTTGTTGTAAGAATACTTACAGAGGACGCTACTTCGAAAGAGAAAGCTTGGTTCCTTGGCGAAGCTACACCATATTTAAAACTGCaacatcaaaatattttgactCTACTGGGTTTTTGCTTAGAAACTGACCCATACCTATTACTATTTGAATCATGTTCAGTAGGTGACCTCAAAGGTTTTTTGCTATCAAATCATGATCTAAAATCACAAGAAGCtcttaacaaagaaaatatcccCGTTCGAATGGCACTAGATATCGCAACTGGTTTGAAACATATGCATAATCATGGATTTGTACACACAGATTTATCTGCTAGAAATTGTTTGGTGGCATCGGATTTATCAGCAAAATTGGGAGATTATGGAACAGGTGTAGAAAAATATCCTGAAGATTATTACGTGGTTGGAGATCGTGCATTGCCTATTAGATGGTCAGCACCGGAAAGCATAGAATGTACCGATACCACTATTGAAACACGAGAGATAACATCTCAAGCAAATATGTGGAGTTATGCTATTTTTCTTTGGGAGATTGCTACATGGGGAAGTAGACCATTCAATGATAAAAGCGATGAGCAAGTAATTCAGATGTTGTTATCTCTTAGAACTGATCTCTTGCCAAACGGTACACAAGTGTTGCAAACCTATCTAGAAAATTGTCCATCAAATATAATCCAAGCAATTCAtttatgtttgaatttaaatccACAGAAAAGATCGAATTTGGATGAGGTGAAGCAACTTCTTCTGAGCAATCAAACAGAGTATTTGGACTTTGAACAAAGATGGGAGAAATTACGTGTTAATGTAACTAAAAATGTTCGCAGCGCTAGCTTGCAGGATCTCAGAGGGAGTATTGATTCAGATTACTGGACTACTATTATCGATGATACGCCTCGTCAATCAACATTTCGGCTTGGGCCAGGTGAACTAGTGAAAAATGTACCacatgttaaaaatattatggtTCATCATGAGTCTGGTTCCGAAACTGAAGAAGAAAGTTGGAAGGGACGAATTGAAAAAGGAGTTTATACTGAAAAAGTAAAGCAAAAATCTAAATCTGTTACCGATTTAATGGTGCTTGTACATATCGATCTTGATTCTGATGCAGAATTATCAATGGGAGCTCAAGTATCAGAAAAGCatgcaaagaaaaaattgccTGCTACTGGTAGTGATAGTGATCTTAGACATAGTACTCATAGAGATGAATTTGATGAAGCATTGAGAAAGTTACGAGACCCTTTGCCAAATAACACTTCTAGTAAGATCAAAATGTTAGATAATTCGGAACGGCCAAAACTACTGACATTAACTACGGATCAGGATCAAACGCCAATCTTAAGGTTATCATTAAATGATAAAGAATCTACTATAGAAACTGATACTACACCCGTTGCAAGTACAAGCACAGAAACTCGTAATGATAAACATGTATTAAGGCTTTTATCAAAAGGAGATCCTaatcttcctcttcttcgctTTGTACCTGATGATAATACATCTTcttttgaaatgttaaaacaaaataatgaatctCAATTTAATGCTGTATCTAAGCATGAAAACAATACTTGCTtctctaataatttttcaattaattttgagacAAATGAAAACAACTTAGTCGATGTTGAACTTTGGAATCATGCACTGGATTCTGCTTTAGAAAAGAAAGTACCTGGTTTCTTGTATGAAGGCGAATTCAATGAATGTATGGAATCATCATCTGAGCAACAGAGCAGTAGTATGCCAGAACTAATTGTAACTACCGTATCTACACCAGATACATCACAATCTGGTATAAAACATTCTGCGTATAATGCAGATGATGAATTTTCTAATGGAGAAGAAATGGACATAGATCGAAGGTGTTTACCGAACGATGAtgaggaagaaagaaaacaattatccACTCCTGATGATGAGCAAAGCTCTGACTCTGGTTTTAGAGATAAAGAATCTTGCGAGGAAGAAGAGAATATTTGTCCATCTTTGGCTCCTTTATCTTCTAGTAATGATTCTACTACAGCTGTACCGTTATGTACCGAAGAACAGCAGTTACAGGTTTTGTTTGAATTAGATACAATTCTTGATGCTGAGTATTATGCAACATTACAAGACTCTGAAAAAGGAACAGAAAACTTATCCTCGATTAAGTGTATAGAAAACGAAGTTCTTAATGTAAATGAAGAGGAATCTGGTTCTATCCAAACTGTAGATACTGTAGATGAAACAAGGGATGATGAAagttgtatttataatgtacaGTCAACAGAAAATGATATTGTGAAACCAATGTCAGAAGATGAGAAAGAAACTCAGagagaaaatgtaattgaaaatgaagaaaagatTGAATTAAAAGATCCAAGTGCCATTACCTCGATTTTCCAACACAAAGATTCAGCTCAGAATGATATATTAGTAAACACCAAAAGTTCTTGTAAGAATCAAGAATCGGAACAAagtttacaaaatgaaaatgaaaatgaaaatgaagaatatgaaaatgaaaatgaaaatgaaaatgaaaatgaaaatgaaaatgaaaatgaaaatgaaaatgaaaatgaaaatgaaaatgaaaatgaagaaaatgaaaatgaaaatgaagaaaaagaaaataaaactgaagaaaaagagaatgaaactgaagaaagagaaaatgaaactgaaGATGACGATAGCTCTACAATGAGTTTACGTAGCGATAATTCTTATGTATCATATGGTATGGAGGAAGAGATTGTAACAGCAATTCGAAACGAACTTAGAGAAAAATTGCCTTGTGCACAGATGTCAGTCATAGAACCTTTGGAGTCTCACGACGATGATGAGAATCCATCTGCATCTAGTGATATAGACAATAAACAATgggatgatgatgatgataatgaAGAATTGTCAAATCAAGGTAGCGGCGGAGTGGGTATTTCAATAAg gTATAACGTGTACGGTACTCCACTTAGCCCGATCCAAGAAGAACGAGAAAGTACTCTTACTTCAGAGTCTCTTATATCTAATTCTAGAGACACATCAATTGCTTCAAAAGAATCTGCTCAATCATCAGATGATGTATTGCTAGTTGATActcgaacaaataaaatgatgttATTGGAAGGATTAGGAGAGACGCTACAGGATGACGATCGAGATACAACCAATGGTGATCTTtctgaagaagaaaatttggatTATAATTGTTCGGTCATTCGTTCCCGCGATGATAAATCACATATCATGATCGCAAGTGGAGTAGCACCTTTGCCAAGTCCTGAAGAAGAATCTAAATGGCAACAATTACCTTCGTCTTTTCCATTACCATTACCTCTACCATTAGAAGATGATCTAATGTCAACGAGTTTTGCAACAGAGCATGGTTGGGGCAGTCAGgatgaagaggaagaagaggaagatgaGGAGGAAGAAGATGACGAAGACGAAGATAACAGTTCTAGTTCTGGGGAATTTGTTTGGAAG cGGTACACTGAACCACACGTCGAGCAAGTTCAAATTCGAAGTAGTCTGAGTAACAATGAAGGAACAGCAGTGGATGCTGATGTTGAAGATGAAATGGATgcagaagaggaagaagagggtGAGGATGAGGAGGAGGatgaagaggaggaggaggaggaggaggaggaagaagaattCACACCATCAGCTTGGAATGCAACGTTAGCACCCCGCCGTTCCGCGTTACGATCTCCagataaaacattaaaatctGGC GACGAATCGGTAGGTGTATCATTTATTTGCACAtag